The Streptomyces aurantiacus genome includes a region encoding these proteins:
- the sthA gene encoding Si-specific NAD(P)(+) transhydrogenase has product MRDFDLLVIGSGPGGQKAAIAAAKLGRRVAVVDRPDMVGGVSIHTGTIPSKTLREAVLYLTGLTQRDLYGQSYRLKEDITVADLTARTQHVVSREVDVIRNQLSRNHVSLFAGTGRFVDDHTVALREVTGHDRMVSADTIVIATGTRPARPATVEFDERTVLDSDNVLNLERVPRSMVIVGAGVIGMEYASMFAALGSKITVVEQRPGMLDFCDVEVIESLKYHLRDLAVTFRFGETVAAVERHPRGTLTILESGKKIPADAVMYSAGRQGLTDELDLDKAGLSADRRGRITVDEHYRTEVPHIYAVGDVIGFPALAATSMEQGRTAAYHACGEPVNRMHDLQPIGIYTIPEISFIGRTEDQLTEDRVPFEVGISRYRELARGQIIGDSHGMLKLLVSPDDRKLLGVHCFGTGATELIHIGQSVMGCGGTVDYLVDAVFNYPTLAESYKVAALDATNKIRQIDRLRD; this is encoded by the coding sequence GTGCGCGACTTCGACTTGCTAGTCATCGGATCCGGCCCGGGCGGCCAGAAGGCCGCCATCGCCGCGGCCAAGCTCGGCCGCCGGGTCGCCGTCGTCGACCGCCCCGACATGGTCGGCGGGGTCTCCATCCACACCGGGACCATCCCCTCGAAAACGCTGCGCGAGGCGGTCCTCTATCTCACCGGTCTCACGCAGCGGGACCTGTACGGCCAGAGCTACCGGCTCAAGGAGGACATCACCGTCGCCGACCTGACCGCGCGCACCCAGCACGTGGTCAGCCGCGAGGTCGACGTCATCCGCAACCAGCTGTCCCGCAACCACGTCTCGCTGTTCGCCGGCACCGGCCGCTTCGTCGACGACCACACCGTCGCACTGCGCGAAGTGACCGGCCACGACCGGATGGTCAGCGCGGACACGATCGTCATCGCGACCGGCACGAGGCCTGCCAGGCCGGCCACCGTCGAGTTCGACGAGCGGACCGTCCTGGACTCCGACAACGTTCTCAACCTGGAGCGCGTGCCCCGCTCCATGGTCATCGTCGGGGCCGGCGTGATCGGCATGGAGTACGCCTCCATGTTCGCCGCCCTCGGCAGCAAGATCACCGTGGTCGAACAGCGCCCCGGGATGCTCGACTTCTGCGACGTCGAGGTGATCGAGTCACTCAAGTACCACCTCAGGGACCTCGCCGTCACCTTCCGCTTCGGCGAGACGGTCGCCGCGGTCGAGCGCCATCCGCGGGGCACGCTCACCATCCTGGAGAGCGGCAAGAAGATCCCGGCCGACGCCGTGATGTACTCCGCGGGCCGGCAGGGCCTCACCGACGAACTGGACCTCGACAAGGCCGGCCTGTCCGCCGACCGGCGCGGCCGGATCACGGTCGACGAGCACTACCGCACCGAAGTGCCGCACATCTACGCCGTCGGTGACGTCATCGGCTTCCCGGCGCTCGCCGCGACCTCGATGGAACAGGGGCGTACGGCGGCGTACCACGCGTGCGGCGAGCCGGTGAACCGCATGCACGACCTCCAGCCGATCGGCATCTACACCATCCCGGAGATCAGCTTCATCGGGCGGACCGAGGACCAGCTCACCGAGGACCGCGTGCCCTTCGAGGTCGGCATCTCCCGCTACCGCGAACTGGCCCGGGGCCAGATCATCGGCGACTCGCACGGCATGCTCAAGCTGCTCGTCTCCCCCGACGACCGGAAACTGCTCGGCGTGCACTGCTTCGGCACGGGTGCCACCGAGCTAATCCACATCGGTCAGTCCGTGATGGGCTGCGGCGGCACGGTCGACTATCTCGTCGACGCCGTCTTCAACTACCCGACCCTCGCGGAGTCCTACAAGGTCGCCGCGCTCGACGCCACCAACAAGATCCGCCAGATCGACCGGCTCAGGGACTGA
- a CDS encoding L-threonylcarbamoyladenylate synthase, translating to MAKYFDVHPENPQQRTLTHVADSIRDGALVVYPTDSCFALGCQLGSRDGIDRIRSIRRLDDRHHFTLVCQNFAQLGQFVHIDNDVFRAIKASTPGSYTFILPATREVPRKLLHPKKKTVGVRIPDHTVAQALLAELGEPLLSSTLLLPDEEEPMTQGWEIKERLDHVVDAVVDSGDCGTEPTTVIDFSSGEAEIVRKGAGDVSRFG from the coding sequence GTGGCCAAGTACTTCGACGTTCATCCCGAGAATCCCCAGCAGCGAACCCTCACCCATGTCGCCGACTCCATCCGTGACGGTGCGCTCGTCGTGTACCCCACGGACTCCTGCTTCGCGCTGGGATGCCAGTTGGGCAGCCGTGACGGCATCGACCGGATCCGCTCCATCCGCCGGCTCGACGACCGTCACCACTTCACGCTCGTGTGCCAGAACTTCGCGCAGCTCGGCCAGTTCGTGCACATCGACAACGACGTGTTCCGGGCCATCAAGGCGTCCACGCCCGGCAGTTACACCTTCATCCTTCCCGCGACCAGGGAAGTCCCGCGCAAGCTCCTCCACCCGAAGAAGAAGACGGTCGGCGTTCGCATCCCCGACCACACGGTCGCCCAGGCCCTGCTCGCAGAGCTCGGCGAGCCGCTCCTGTCCAGCACCCTCCTGCTGCCCGACGAGGAGGAACCGATGACCCAGGGCTGGGAGATCAAGGAGCGGCTGGACCATGTCGTGGACGCGGTGGTCGACTCCGGGGACTGCGGCACCGAGCCGACGACGGTCATCGACTTCTCCAGCGGCGAGGCCGAGATCGTACGCAAGGGAGCGGGCGACGTCTCGCGGTTCGGATGA